From Staphylococcus sp. IVB6214:
ACACGTCCGCTGATGCAAGAGTGGTTATTTAATACGGTAGCGTTTGTAGGGGGACCAAGTGAGATTAAATACTGGGCAGAGTTACAAGGTGTCTTTGAACTGTTTGATGTTCAAATGCCAATTGTTTTACCACGTATGAGAATGACTTATTTGACATCAAATACTGAGAAGTTACTCGAGAAATATGATTTGGCATTGGAAGAAGTAATGGAAGCAGGAACGCAACCAGCACGAGAACGCTTTATTCGTGCGAACGCATCAGAAGTTGTACTTGAGCAAATTGAAGCGATGCAAGATCAGCATCAAGCTTTTTATGAGACATTGACGCAAGAGATGTCTGATACTGAAGATAACAAAAATCTAGTGAAGAAAAATCAAGAAATTCAAATGTATCAGTTAGAATTTCTGAAATCTCGTTATTTAAATAATATTGCACGAGAAAATAAAATTAGTATGCGTCATTTTGAAGTGTTGACACAAACACTCCATCCAATGGGTGGATTACAAGAACGTGTTTGGAATCCATTACAAATCTTGAATGAAAATGGGTTAGATGTGTATGCGTCCTCCACTTTCCCACCACTTCACTACACTTTTGATCAAATCATTATAAAACTCTAGATATAGCAACCTTTTGAGGGTGATTCGCTAAATGCGTTTCATCCTCTTTTTTTGGTTTTTTAGATAAAATTTGACGATTTTTACAGAATTAGTGGTGGATAGTGGTGAGGTGTGGTAAATTATAAATAAGGTGAGGTGAGAAGAAATGTTCATGGGCGAATATGAAAATAAGCTTGATGTTAAAGGGCGAATGATTGTTCCGTCTAAGTTTCGTTATGACTTAAATGAACGTTTCATTATCACAAGAGGCCTTGATAAATGCTTGTTTGGTTACACACTTGAAGAATGGCAAACGATAGAAGACAAAATGAAAACCTTACCTATGACAAAACGTGATGCGCGTAAATTTATGCGTATGTTCTTCTCAGGTGCTGTCGAAGTGGAAATAGACAAGCAAGGACGTATAAATATTCCAGCGAAATTACGCGAATATGCCAATCTTGATAAGGAATGTACCGTTATTGGTGTTTCCAATCGTATCGAGATTTGGGATCGTGCAACTTGGAATGATTTTTACGATGAATCTGAAGAGAATTTTGAAGAAATCGCAGAAGATTTAATTGATTTTGATTTTTAATACAACGGAGGTTTTGGCGTGTTTCATCACATTAGCGTTTTACTTAAAGAAACAGTCGATCAACTAAATATCAAAGAAGATGGTGTCTATATTGACTGTACGCTAGGTGGTGCTGGACACTCGCAATACCTTTTGAGTCAACTGTCTGATGAAGGGCGTTTAATCGCCATCGATCAAGATACAACAGCCATAGAACATGCAAAAGACAAGTTGCAAGATCACTTGCATAAAGTGACTTTTGTACACAGTAATTTTAGACATTTAAATCAAATATTAGTTGATTTAGAGATAGAGAAAGTTGACGGCATTTTATACGACTTGGGCGTTTCAAGTCCGCAACTTGATGTGCCAGAACGTGGTTTTAGTTACCATCACGATGCCAAGCTCGATATGAGAATGGATCAAACACAGGCGCTTTCAGCATATGAAGTTGTGAATGAATGGTCTTATGAAGACTTAGTCAAAATCTTTTTCCGATATGGAGAAGAGAAGTTTTCTAAACAAATCGCACGGAAAATTGAAGCAAAACGTGAAGTGCAACCGATCACAACAACGTTAGAACTTGTGGAGTGCATCAAAGAAGGCATTCCTGCCAAAGCAAGACGCAAAGGTGGTCATCCAGCAAAACGTGTTTTCCAAGCAATTCGTATTGCGGTGAATGATGAGTTGGCAGCGTTTGAAGATTCACTTGAGCAAGCGATTGAATGTGTGAAGGTGGGGGGACGTATCTCAGTGATCACGTTCCATTCGTTAGAAGATCGTTTGTGTAAGCAGATGTTTCAAGAGTATGAGAAGGGGCCAGATGTTCCAAGAGGGTTACCTGTACTTCCTGAAGCTTATACGCCGAAATTGAAACGTGTCAATCGCAAGCCAATCGTAGCGAGCGATTCAGACTTGCTAGATAACAATCGAGCAAGAAGTGCCAAACTGCGCGTTGCAGAAATATTAAAATAAAGGAGATTATTATGGCTGTAGAAAATATTTATGAACCGTACCAACAGCAC
This genomic window contains:
- the mraZ gene encoding division/cell wall cluster transcriptional repressor MraZ, producing MFMGEYENKLDVKGRMIVPSKFRYDLNERFIITRGLDKCLFGYTLEEWQTIEDKMKTLPMTKRDARKFMRMFFSGAVEVEIDKQGRINIPAKLREYANLDKECTVIGVSNRIEIWDRATWNDFYDESEENFEEIAEDLIDFDF
- the rsmH gene encoding 16S rRNA (cytosine(1402)-N(4))-methyltransferase RsmH, which encodes MFHHISVLLKETVDQLNIKEDGVYIDCTLGGAGHSQYLLSQLSDEGRLIAIDQDTTAIEHAKDKLQDHLHKVTFVHSNFRHLNQILVDLEIEKVDGILYDLGVSSPQLDVPERGFSYHHDAKLDMRMDQTQALSAYEVVNEWSYEDLVKIFFRYGEEKFSKQIARKIEAKREVQPITTTLELVECIKEGIPAKARRKGGHPAKRVFQAIRIAVNDELAAFEDSLEQAIECVKVGGRISVITFHSLEDRLCKQMFQEYEKGPDVPRGLPVLPEAYTPKLKRVNRKPIVASDSDLLDNNRARSAKLRVAEILK